The Achromobacter pestifer genome includes a region encoding these proteins:
- a CDS encoding GGDEF domain-containing protein, translated as MRIPSPDDAAHVPVLPIDDGRILAAAGAILAAGPQDCFFETLVSRAVADMGVDYAWVRLQRADGGAELIASASCRAGLAADPAGEALHAWLADQTSYSCLQSMPQGDPWLAEAGVRACVARTLFDANGVACGHLAFLFRRELADASAHAGAQAILASFAQHAVLAVAARERELARLNEVIAQFGALFRTAPVLINAFDEDGRCTLWNDACARRFGWSEAEIKQSLDPFALFYPDPAVRDRAMDSVVARPDRSFREWQPRTRDGEQLSVLWSNVKLPDGKVVNLGMDVTESRRAEAALARMARVDSLTGCWNRAEILKRMEESLADGRRGVGGPTTALMLDLDYFKQVNDRYGHLGGDVALRHFCDQLRTCLREGDSIGRLGGEEFLVLLADADAAVARAICERLRASLRQHPADIDGAVVTLSVSGGIAGFLPDDATASDVLRRADFALYQAKRSGRDCAVEYRR; from the coding sequence ATGCGTATTCCATCGCCCGATGATGCCGCTCATGTCCCGGTGCTGCCCATTGATGACGGCCGCATCCTGGCGGCGGCCGGCGCGATCCTGGCGGCGGGGCCGCAAGACTGTTTTTTCGAGACGCTGGTCAGCCGCGCGGTCGCGGACATGGGCGTGGATTACGCCTGGGTTCGGCTGCAGCGCGCCGACGGCGGGGCGGAGCTGATCGCCAGCGCCAGCTGCCGCGCCGGCCTGGCGGCCGATCCGGCGGGTGAGGCCTTGCATGCGTGGCTGGCGGACCAGACCTCGTACTCCTGTCTGCAAAGTATGCCGCAAGGCGATCCCTGGCTGGCCGAGGCCGGTGTGCGGGCCTGCGTGGCGCGCACGCTGTTCGACGCGAACGGGGTCGCCTGCGGCCACCTCGCTTTCCTCTTCAGGCGAGAGTTGGCCGATGCGTCCGCCCATGCCGGCGCGCAAGCCATACTGGCCAGTTTCGCGCAGCATGCGGTGCTGGCCGTCGCGGCGCGGGAACGCGAGCTGGCGCGGCTGAACGAAGTCATCGCGCAGTTTGGCGCGCTGTTCCGGACTGCCCCCGTGCTGATCAACGCCTTCGATGAGGATGGCCGTTGCACCTTGTGGAACGACGCCTGCGCGCGACGCTTCGGCTGGTCGGAAGCCGAGATCAAGCAAAGCCTGGATCCTTTCGCGCTGTTCTATCCCGATCCGGCGGTCCGCGACCGCGCGATGGATAGCGTGGTTGCGCGGCCGGACCGCTCGTTCCGCGAATGGCAGCCGCGCACGCGCGATGGCGAGCAATTGTCGGTGCTGTGGTCCAACGTCAAGCTGCCCGACGGCAAGGTCGTGAACCTGGGCATGGACGTCACCGAAAGCCGGCGCGCAGAAGCCGCGCTGGCGCGCATGGCCCGGGTGGACAGTCTGACCGGCTGCTGGAATCGGGCCGAGATCCTCAAGCGCATGGAAGAGAGCCTGGCCGACGGCCGGCGCGGCGTGGGCGGACCGACCACGGCCCTGATGCTGGACCTGGACTACTTCAAGCAGGTCAACGACCGCTACGGGCATCTGGGGGGCGACGTCGCGTTGCGGCATTTCTGCGATCAGTTGCGGACCTGTCTGCGCGAAGGCGATTCGATCGGCCGGCTGGGCGGCGAGGAATTCCTGGTGCTGCTGGCGGATGCCGACGCGGCCGTGGCGCGAGCGATCTGCGAGCGCCTGCGCGCCAGCCTGCGGCAGCATCCGGCGGACATCGACGGCGCGGTAGTGACGCTGTCGGTCAGCGGCGGCATCGCGGGCTTTCTACCCGACGACGCCACCGCCTCGGACGTGCTGCGCCGTGCGGATTTCGCGCTCTATCAGGCCAAGCGGTCCGGACGGGATTGCGCGGTGGAGTACCGGCGCTGA
- a CDS encoding NAD(P)-dependent oxidoreductase, whose amino-acid sequence MNAAAKPALLITAADLAPQALALLQDFELIYAGKTPTEDGIVALCREHNPAAIIVRYSKVGAAAMDAAPALRVISKHGSGTDTIDRAAAAQRGIQVVAAVGVNAAAVAEQALALLLACAKSVVDLDQRMRAGHWDKSTHKSLELGGKTIGLIGLGAIGQRMAAMAHGLSMRVIGFDPYAQNLPAHIARVPLDQIWREADVVSLHCPLTDDNRGMVNAAALAQCRPGVILLNTARGGLVDEEALLQAVRSGQVWAAGLDSFAVEPMSAGHPFQLEPRIVLSPHIGGVTSAAYVNMGVAAARNVIEVLARAA is encoded by the coding sequence GTGAACGCCGCCGCCAAGCCCGCCCTGTTGATAACCGCGGCCGATCTGGCGCCGCAAGCGCTCGCCCTGCTTCAGGATTTCGAGCTGATCTACGCCGGCAAGACACCCACCGAGGACGGCATCGTGGCGCTCTGCCGCGAGCACAATCCAGCCGCCATCATCGTGCGCTACAGCAAGGTCGGCGCCGCCGCGATGGACGCGGCCCCGGCCTTGCGCGTGATCTCCAAACACGGCAGCGGCACCGACACCATCGACCGGGCGGCGGCGGCCCAGCGCGGCATCCAGGTCGTGGCCGCGGTGGGCGTGAACGCCGCCGCCGTGGCCGAACAGGCGCTGGCGCTGCTGCTGGCCTGCGCCAAATCCGTGGTCGACCTGGACCAGCGCATGCGCGCCGGCCATTGGGACAAATCGACGCACAAGAGCCTGGAGCTGGGCGGCAAGACCATCGGCCTGATCGGCCTGGGCGCCATCGGCCAGCGCATGGCGGCCATGGCGCATGGCTTGAGCATGCGCGTGATCGGCTTCGATCCCTATGCCCAGAACCTGCCGGCCCATATCGCCCGCGTGCCGCTGGACCAGATCTGGCGCGAGGCCGACGTAGTGTCCCTGCACTGCCCGCTGACCGACGACAACCGCGGCATGGTCAATGCGGCAGCGCTGGCGCAATGCAGGCCCGGCGTCATCCTGCTGAATACGGCGCGCGGCGGCCTGGTGGATGAAGAAGCGCTGCTGCAAGCGGTACGCTCGGGCCAGGTGTGGGCCGCCGGCCTGGACAGCTTCGCCGTCGAACCCATGAGCGCCGGGCATCCCTTCCAACTGGAGCCGCGCATCGTGCTGAGCCCGCACATCGGCGGCGTCACCAGCGCGGCCTACGTCAACATGGGCGTGGCCGCGGCGCGCAACGTGATCGAGGTGCTGGCACGCGCCGCATAG
- a CDS encoding RraA family protein: MATQDIIKDFPRVGADIVRRAAQLQPAILADVAGRRGALNGRIRALHPGMKLAGAALTVEVRPGDNLMIHAAISLARPGDVLVIDGKGDLSSALMGTIMMNACRKLGIAGVVMDGAARDTAEIIDMDYPVFAAGSNPNGPTKNVPGRIGHPVSVGGVTVNPGDFIIGDADGVVVVEREKIEGLLPAAEKKVRDEAARIAAIQAGDTEAKWLAAALRAAGVLKEGESL; the protein is encoded by the coding sequence ATGGCCACCCAGGACATCATCAAGGACTTTCCGCGCGTCGGCGCCGACATCGTGCGCCGCGCCGCGCAACTGCAACCCGCCATCCTGGCCGACGTGGCGGGCAGGCGCGGCGCGCTCAACGGCCGCATCCGCGCGCTGCACCCCGGCATGAAGCTGGCCGGCGCCGCGCTCACCGTCGAAGTGCGTCCGGGCGACAATCTCATGATCCACGCGGCGATTTCCCTGGCCAGGCCGGGCGATGTGCTGGTGATCGACGGCAAGGGCGACCTGAGTTCGGCGCTGATGGGCACCATCATGATGAACGCCTGCCGCAAGCTGGGCATCGCCGGCGTGGTGATGGACGGCGCGGCGCGGGATACGGCGGAGATCATCGACATGGACTACCCGGTGTTCGCCGCCGGCAGCAATCCCAACGGGCCGACCAAGAACGTGCCCGGGCGCATCGGCCATCCCGTGTCGGTGGGCGGCGTGACCGTCAACCCCGGCGACTTCATCATCGGCGACGCCGACGGCGTGGTGGTGGTCGAACGCGAGAAGATCGAGGGCCTGCTGCCCGCCGCCGAAAAGAAGGTGCGCGACGAAGCCGCGCGCATCGCCGCGATCCAGGCGGGCGACACCGAGGCCAAGTGGCTGGCCGCGGCCCTGCGCGCGGCAGGCGTCCTGAAGGAAGGAGAATCGCTGTGA
- a CDS encoding Bug family tripartite tricarboxylate transporter substrate binding protein yields the protein MKQIARVLAGLALVCVSGLSAAQDYPNKPIRLIVPFPPGGGTDVLAREAAIKVAGNTGWNIVTENRPGSGGNIGVDAVAKSAPDGYSLVLGQTSNLAINPTLYSKLPYDPEKDLAAIGLVADAPLVIVVPANSPLKSFDDMIAAAKAKPGSLNYASSGNGTVAHLAAVQLQNAAGVKLTHIPYKGAAQASNDLIGGQIDMYLSSVPTLIGHVRNGKMRALAVTSAQRVPDMPDVPTIAERGFPGFEAVTWFGLAAPAGTPKDIVQRLNAEFNKALKAQDLSVKYQEQGARVLTSTPDEFARLIHDDRIRWGKIVQESGAKVE from the coding sequence ATGAAGCAGATCGCGCGTGTGCTGGCCGGCCTGGCCCTGGTGTGCGTAAGCGGCCTGAGCGCGGCTCAGGACTACCCCAACAAACCCATCCGCCTGATCGTCCCGTTCCCGCCCGGCGGCGGCACCGACGTCCTGGCGCGCGAGGCCGCGATCAAGGTCGCCGGCAACACCGGCTGGAACATCGTGACCGAAAACCGGCCCGGTTCGGGCGGCAACATCGGCGTCGATGCCGTGGCCAAGTCCGCGCCCGACGGCTACTCCCTGGTGCTCGGCCAGACCAGCAATCTGGCAATCAACCCCACGCTTTACTCCAAGCTGCCCTACGACCCCGAAAAGGACCTCGCCGCGATCGGACTGGTCGCGGACGCGCCCCTGGTCATCGTGGTGCCGGCCAATTCGCCGCTGAAGTCCTTCGACGACATGATTGCCGCGGCCAAGGCCAAGCCGGGCTCCTTGAACTACGCCAGCTCGGGCAACGGCACCGTGGCGCACCTGGCCGCGGTGCAGCTGCAGAACGCCGCGGGCGTCAAGCTCACGCACATCCCCTACAAGGGCGCGGCGCAAGCCTCCAATGACCTGATCGGCGGACAGATCGACATGTACCTGTCCTCCGTCCCCACGCTCATCGGCCATGTACGCAACGGCAAGATGCGGGCGCTGGCAGTGACCTCGGCCCAGCGCGTGCCGGACATGCCCGACGTGCCCACCATCGCCGAACGCGGCTTTCCCGGTTTCGAAGCCGTGACGTGGTTCGGCCTGGCCGCTCCGGCAGGCACCCCCAAGGACATCGTCCAGCGTCTGAACGCCGAGTTCAACAAGGCCCTCAAGGCCCAGGACTTGAGCGTGAAGTACCAAGAGCAAGGCGCGCGCGTGCTGACCAGCACGCCCGATGAGTTCGCCCGGCTGATCCACGACGACCGCATCCGCTGGGGCAAGATCGTCCAAGAGTCGGGTGCCAAGGTCGAGTGA
- a CDS encoding IclR family transcriptional regulator gives MNENQSQESEESPAEEGVVAVRRAMRILEAFGVDDAHLTLAELSRRTGCHRSTVLRLARTLALDDYLAQRPDGSWRLARAAGWLGACYQATFNIAEVVQPILRELSAATGESATFYVREGKQRICMARVEGPKSIRHHVRVGAALPLELGSPGRVLLAFSGEPGEPYESVRRAGYMMSLGERDAEVSSISAPVYGINWTLQGAICISGPISRLSESVLLELKEPVLAAASRLSRSLMGVRQG, from the coding sequence ATGAACGAAAATCAATCCCAAGAATCCGAAGAATCCCCGGCCGAGGAAGGCGTGGTGGCCGTGCGCCGCGCCATGCGCATCCTCGAGGCGTTCGGCGTGGACGACGCCCATCTGACGCTGGCGGAACTGAGCCGGCGCACCGGTTGCCACCGTTCCACGGTGTTGCGCCTGGCGCGCACCCTGGCGCTGGACGACTACCTGGCGCAAAGGCCGGACGGCAGTTGGCGCCTGGCGCGCGCCGCGGGCTGGCTGGGCGCCTGTTACCAGGCCACGTTCAATATTGCGGAGGTGGTGCAGCCGATCCTGCGCGAGCTGTCGGCGGCCACCGGAGAAAGCGCCACGTTCTACGTGCGCGAGGGCAAGCAGCGCATCTGCATGGCGCGTGTCGAAGGACCGAAGTCGATCCGCCATCATGTGCGCGTGGGGGCCGCGCTGCCGCTGGAACTGGGCAGTCCAGGCCGAGTGCTGCTCGCGTTTTCAGGAGAGCCCGGCGAACCCTATGAATCGGTGCGCCGCGCGGGCTACATGATGTCGCTGGGCGAGCGCGATGCGGAGGTATCCAGCATTTCAGCGCCGGTCTACGGCATCAACTGGACGCTGCAAGGGGCCATCTGCATTTCCGGGCCGATTTCACGCCTGAGCGAAAGCGTGCTGCTCGAACTCAAGGAACCCGTGCTGGCCGCGGCCAGCAGGCTGTCGCGGTCGTTGATGGGCGTGCGGCAAGGGTAA
- a CDS encoding MFS transporter, translated as MQNRSTRSARPASSVPALMFAVSVVGSNGLALSPILSDVARSFATSPLTISTAISAYGAATAASAFFLAARIDRIGVRRSLLGAMIVLIAALILSASAPHWIVLTLAQALAGAAAGVILPAAYGSASLIAPPGQEARTLGRVTAGWSVSLVAGVPLSALIADAVGWRATYGTLALCAAIALLGLRRLPERRAANPAPLRLSRLLAPLSYRDVPALLLGCLAFSSAFYGVYAFLADHVRGLLALSAGQVGFIAFAYGAGFLLAGVAGAPLIERLGPRRALPLALGVIALVYLGLLPAAHALSAVLAIATLWGAASQLSLNLLVLLLSRARPEERGAVLGLNTCTTYLGASVGTAIAGTIYTHAGFEALGVAAACALAAAALGLHWRLNGRRAARGQATA; from the coding sequence ATGCAGAACCGTAGCACCCGCAGCGCCCGCCCGGCCTCTTCCGTCCCCGCCCTGATGTTCGCCGTCAGCGTCGTAGGCTCCAACGGCCTGGCGCTCAGCCCCATCCTGAGCGACGTGGCGCGCTCCTTTGCCACCTCGCCGCTGACCATCAGCACCGCCATTTCCGCCTACGGCGCGGCCACCGCCGCCAGCGCCTTCTTCCTGGCCGCGCGCATCGACCGCATCGGCGTGCGCCGCTCGCTGCTGGGCGCGATGATCGTCCTGATCGCCGCGCTGATCCTGTCGGCCAGCGCGCCGCACTGGATCGTGCTGACGCTGGCTCAGGCGCTGGCAGGCGCCGCCGCGGGCGTGATCCTGCCCGCCGCTTACGGATCCGCCTCGCTGATCGCCCCGCCGGGCCAGGAGGCGCGCACGCTGGGCCGCGTCACCGCGGGCTGGTCCGTGTCGCTGGTGGCGGGCGTGCCGCTGTCCGCGCTGATTGCCGACGCCGTGGGCTGGCGCGCCACCTACGGCACGCTGGCGCTATGCGCCGCGATCGCGCTGCTGGGCCTGCGCCGGCTGCCGGAACGCCGCGCAGCGAACCCCGCGCCGCTGCGCCTGTCGCGCCTGCTGGCGCCGCTGTCCTACCGCGACGTGCCTGCCTTGCTGCTGGGCTGCCTGGCGTTCTCGTCGGCGTTCTATGGCGTCTATGCCTTCCTGGCCGACCATGTGCGCGGCCTGCTGGCGCTGTCCGCGGGACAGGTGGGCTTCATCGCCTTCGCCTATGGCGCCGGGTTCCTGCTGGCCGGGGTGGCCGGCGCGCCGCTGATCGAACGGCTGGGACCGCGCCGCGCCCTGCCCCTGGCGCTGGGCGTGATCGCGCTGGTGTACCTGGGACTGCTGCCGGCCGCGCATGCGCTGAGCGCGGTGCTGGCCATCGCCACGCTGTGGGGCGCGGCTTCGCAGCTGAGCCTGAACCTGCTGGTGCTGCTGCTGTCGCGCGCCCGGCCCGAAGAACGCGGCGCGGTGCTGGGGTTGAACACCTGCACCACCTATCTGGGCGCAAGCGTCGGTACCGCCATCGCCGGCACGATCTACACCCATGCCGGTTTCGAAGCGCTGGGGGTGGCCGCGGCCTGCGCCCTGGCCGCCGCGGCGCTGGGCCTGCATTGGCGCCTGAACGGCCGGCGCGCGGCGCGCGGCCAGGCCACTGCCTGA
- a CDS encoding Lrp/AsnC family transcriptional regulator, producing MPDLDDRDRKLLTLLADDASPSYAELGKMLNLSAPAVHERVKRLKRDGLIKGIAAKLDGARIGRPLLAFVHVDTNNWSITQQVLGLAELTEVEEIHTITGKSAMLLKVRVRDTQALEALLARIHQIDGITNTTSDIALTSYLERGPLPDNG from the coding sequence ATGCCTGATCTTGATGACCGCGACCGAAAGCTGTTAACGCTGCTGGCCGACGATGCTTCCCCCAGCTACGCCGAACTGGGCAAAATGCTGAACCTTTCCGCCCCGGCCGTGCATGAAAGGGTCAAGCGCCTGAAGCGCGACGGCCTGATCAAAGGCATCGCCGCCAAGCTGGACGGCGCGCGCATCGGCCGGCCGCTGCTGGCCTTTGTGCACGTGGACACCAATAACTGGAGCATCACGCAGCAGGTGCTGGGGCTGGCCGAGCTGACCGAAGTAGAAGAAATCCACACCATCACCGGCAAGAGCGCCATGTTGCTGAAGGTGCGCGTGCGCGACACGCAGGCGCTGGAGGCGCTGCTGGCCCGCATCCATCAGATCGACGGCATCACCAACACCACCAGCGACATCGCGCTGACCAGCTACCTGGAGCGCGGCCCCTTGCCGGATAACGGTTGA